The uncultured Roseibium sp. DNA segment GAAGAAAACAGCATGGAAAGCCGGATCACGGAGTTGCATGCACCCTACAAGCTGTCTTTCACCTGGGGGGACAGTGGCGAAGTCACGTTCGAGCTGGAACCGGTGGGCGACGAGGTGCTCCTGACGGTGATCCATCGCCGCATTTCCGACCGCGCCAACATGATCACGGTCAGCGCCGGCTGGCACATGCATCTCGATATTCTGACCGCAAAGGCCCGCGGCAGGAAACCGGAACCGTTCTGGGAGGGATGGTTGCGACTGAAAGAAGACTACGACCGGCGTCTCCCGGCCTGAGGCGGACCAGAGCGAGACGCCCGTATCCGGGAAAACCAACCCGACGGGCTGGCGGACCTGCCCGCCAGCCGGAATGTTTAGAGAGACGCCATGTAGACCGGCAGTTCGCGCAGGTCCGGCACGACGATCATCTTTTTCACCTTGCCCGCCTTGAAGGCGCTCAGGAAGCGCG contains these protein-coding regions:
- a CDS encoding SRPBCC family protein translates to MTDVATVDAYGVLTEPATLKIQRQLPGPIERIWAYLTESDQRRQWLASGEMELKVGAPFTFTWRNEELSDPPGRRPEGFSEENSMESRITELHAPYKLSFTWGDSGEVTFELEPVGDEVLLTVIHRRISDRANMITVSAGWHMHLDILTAKARGRKPEPFWEGWLRLKEDYDRRLPA